A genomic region of Dunckerocampus dactyliophorus isolate RoL2022-P2 chromosome 8, RoL_Ddac_1.1, whole genome shotgun sequence contains the following coding sequences:
- the drd5a gene encoding D(1B) dopamine receptor, which yields MRLHLKRRMENPAKYLSSVQGTNSAPAPLGETMWNGTESEATDDGGRDVVLRAVTGCLLFLLILWTLLGNILVCSAVLRTRHLRTKVTNIFIVSLALSDLFVAVLVMPWKAVAEVAGYWPFGTFCNVWVAFDIMCSTASILNLCIISVDRYWAISSPFRYERKMTQRVAFVMISITWTLSVLISFIPVQLNWHKASGDDIAGTHNSSAGRQTENCDSSLSREYAISSSLISFYIPVAIMIVTYTRIYRIAQIQIRRIASLERAAEHAQSCRTNRIECQHHNTLKTSIKRETKVFKTLSVIMGVFVCCWLPFFVLNCMVPFCDKPPTDQDAGLPCVSETTFDVFVWFGWTNSSLNPIIYAFNAEFRKAFASLLGCRYFCSSTPVETVNISNELVSYNQDTMFHKEIANAYVNMIPNVVECIDCEETFDRLSQFSVNNDATDSVCDLEDCEAVISLDRMSPFTPNGLH from the coding sequence ATGCGGCTCCACCTGAAGCGGCGTATGGAGAACCCAGCGAAGTATCTCTCATCGGTGCAGGGGACCAACTCCGCGCCGGCGCCGCTCGGAGAGACGATGTGGAACGGCACCGAATCGGAGGCGACGGATGACGGCGGGAGGGACGTGGTGCTGCGCGCCGTGACGGGATGTctgctcttcctcctcatcctgtGGACGCTGCTGGGGAACATTCTGGTGTGCTCCGCGGTGCTGCGCACCCGCCACCTACGGACCAAAGTCACCAACATCTTCATAGTGTCCCTGGCGCTGTCTGATCTGTTCGTGGCCGTGCTGGTGATGCCGTGGAAGGCTGTGGCGGAGGTGGCTGGATACTGGCCGTTTGGCACTTTTTGTAACGTCTGGGTGGCTTTTGACATTATGTGCTCCACTGCCTCCATCCTCAACCTCTGCATCATAAGTGTGGACAGATACTGGGCCATCTCCAGTCCCTTTCGATATGAGAGGAAAATGACCCAGAGAGTTGCATTTGTCATGATTAGCATCACTTGGACTCTGTCAGTGCTCATTTCATTCATACCTGTTCAGCTCAACTGGCACAAAGCCAGCGGGGACGACATAGCCGGGACACACAACTCCTCTGCTGGTCGCCAGACGGAGAACTGTGACtccagcctaagcagagaataCGCCATCTCGTCATCCTTGATTAGTTTCTACATCCCCGTGGCAATAATGATTGTGACTTACACCAGAATATACCGGATTGCCCAAATCCAAATTAGGAGAATAGCGTCTCTGGAGAGAGCTGCAGAACACGCGCAAAGTTGCAGGACGAACAGAATAGAGTGCCAACACCACAACACTTTAAAAACCTCCATCAAGCGGGAAACCAAAGTGTTCAAAACCCTCTCTGTGATAATGGGGGTCTTCGTGTGTTGCTGGTTGCCCTTCTTTGTTCTCAATTGCATGGTTCCCTTCTGTGACAAGCCGCCCACAGACCAGGACGCGGGCCTGCCGTGCGTCAGCGAGACCACCTTCGACGTGTTTGTGTGGTTCGGCTGGACCAACTCCTCCCTCAACCCCATCATTTATGCATTCAACGCCGAGTTTAGGAAAGCCTTTGCCAGCTTATTGGGTTGTCGCTACTTCTGCTCCAGCACGCCGGTAGAAACCGTTAACATCAGCAATGAGCTGGTGTCCTACAACCAAGACACCATGTTCCACAAGGAGATCGCCAACGCTTATGTCAACATGATCCCCAACGTGGTGGAATGTATTGACTGTGAGGAGACTTTTGACAGGCTCTCGCAGTTTTCTGTCAATAATGACGCCACAGACTCTGTGTGTGACTTGGAGGACTGTGAGGCTGTTATTAGTCTTGATCGGATGTCACCATTCACTCCCAATGGATTACATTAA